The genomic window CGCTGGCGAGGAAGGCGTAAAGCGCGCCGATCTCCTCGGGCGTAGCGTGGCGCTTCATGGGGATGCCTTCGTTGACCTTGGCCAGCATCTCGTCGGTGTACTCGGCGCGCTGCATGGGCGTGAGCACGTAACCGGGGCACACGCAGTTGACGCGCACGACGGGGGCCAGTTCGAGCGCCAGCGTCTTGGTGAGCAGGATCACGCCGGCCTTGGAGGCGTTGTAATCGGCGTACCAGCGGTGGCCTTCGGTGCCGTTGCTGGAGGCGGTCATGAGAATGACGCCGCCGCCCTGCGCCTTCATGCGGCGCCCCGCCTCTTTGGCGCAGAGGAACATGCCGCCCAGGTTGATGTCCATCACTTTTTTCCACTGCGCGTAGGGGATGTCGAGCGCGTCGCTGCGGATGGAGATGCCGGCGTTGGAGATCAGCACGTCGATGCCGCCCAGCAGGCGGTCCATTTCCGCGAAAGCCTGCTTCACGTTCTCCTCGTCGGAGACGTCGGCCGCG from Pyramidobacter piscolens W5455 includes these protein-coding regions:
- a CDS encoding SDR family NAD(P)-dependent oxidoreductase → MARYEELRGKRVMVTGAASGIGLATACRFACEGAKVFIVDYNKKALEATQKEHPEFAGFSAADVSDEENVKQAFAEMDRLLGGIDVLISNAGISIRSDALDIPYAQWKKVMDINLGGMFLCAKEAGRRMKAQGGGVILMTASSNGTEGHRWYADYNASKAGVILLTKTLALELAPVVRVNCVCPGYVLTPMQRAEYTDEMLAKVNEGIPMKRHATPEEIGALYAFLASDDAQYITGADIRIDGGETAGLYS